One segment of Micromonospora parathelypteridis DNA contains the following:
- a CDS encoding GNAT family N-acetyltransferase, with the protein MDPLHKDIFDRLEHFYDAVPRDVAGVEEHGGLVLFVREGAGWPFYARPRIDATEPPSLADVTSVRERQRKLGLPEAFEWVHETTPELLAVARSAGLSVLEAPLMVLDPTALPDPATLSDGAVRVLAADSPSFAADVAARRAVAAVSFAAAGTAPGEAGPAERDAAVTELELAALDEERSRIADGRRVSALAGTSVDGALASGMAMRVGDVAEIAGVATLPAARRRGLGAALTAALAHELRAAGTDLIFLSAGSEDIARVYLRVGFRRIGTACIAEPAALIA; encoded by the coding sequence GTGGATCCGCTACACAAGGACATCTTCGACCGGTTGGAACACTTCTACGACGCGGTGCCCCGCGACGTCGCCGGTGTGGAGGAGCATGGCGGGCTGGTGTTGTTCGTCCGCGAGGGTGCCGGCTGGCCGTTCTACGCCCGCCCCCGGATCGACGCCACCGAGCCGCCGTCGCTGGCCGACGTGACCTCGGTCCGCGAGCGGCAGCGGAAGCTGGGCCTGCCGGAGGCCTTCGAGTGGGTGCACGAGACGACCCCCGAGCTGCTGGCGGTGGCCCGCTCGGCGGGGCTGAGCGTGCTGGAGGCACCGCTGATGGTGCTCGACCCGACGGCCCTGCCCGACCCGGCGACGCTGTCCGACGGGGCGGTACGGGTGCTGGCGGCGGACTCCCCCAGCTTCGCCGCCGACGTCGCCGCCCGGCGTGCGGTGGCGGCGGTGTCGTTCGCGGCGGCCGGCACCGCGCCGGGTGAGGCCGGCCCGGCCGAGCGGGACGCCGCCGTCACCGAGCTCGAGTTGGCCGCGCTCGACGAGGAGCGTTCCCGGATCGCGGACGGTCGACGGGTCTCCGCGCTGGCCGGCACGTCGGTCGACGGTGCGCTGGCCAGCGGCATGGCGATGCGTGTGGGCGACGTCGCGGAGATCGCCGGGGTGGCCACGCTGCCGGCCGCCCGACGACGCGGGCTGGGCGCCGCGCTCACCGCCGCCCTTGCCCACGAGCTCCGCGCGGCCGGCACCGACCTGATCTTTCTCTCCGCGGGCAGCGAGGACATCGCCCGGGTCTACCTGCGGGTCGGGTTCCGCCGCATCGGCACCGCCTGCATCGCCGAACCCGCCGCCCTCATCGCCTGA
- a CDS encoding glutamate synthase subunit beta, translated as MPDPNGFLRYDRRLPARRPVPVRISDWREVYPPAGEELVREQATRCMDCGIPFCHSDTAGCPLGNRIPDWNDLVRTGNWDAAVDSLHATNNFPEFTGRLCPAPCEAACVLGISGGQPVTIKQIEVEIADFAVARGLTARPVPAPSGRSVAVVGSGPAGLAAAQQLARAGHAVTVYERDDAIGGLLRYGIPDFKLEKRHVDSRLAQLTAEGVRFRTGVNVGVDITAEQLRAEHDAVLLACGALQGRDTPETPGRALRGVHQAMAHLVAANRAVATAATEQPGVAATGEGRPARALLPDGTPIDAAGKHVVIIGGGDTAADCLGVAHRQGAAGVHQLDLYPQPPEARDEARDPWPTWPWILRSYPAHEEGGERVFAVAVQEFVDDGTGQVRAVRIAEVTVEKRDGRRVVTVVPGSERELPADLVLLAIGFEGTEQQPLLAQFGVTRNPRGAVDARDDWQTDADGVFVAGDMHRGASLIVWAIAEGRAAAAAIHGYLGGVGALPAPVGSAAQALAATR; from the coding sequence GTGCCTGACCCGAACGGTTTCCTGCGCTACGACCGGCGACTGCCGGCCCGCCGCCCGGTGCCGGTGCGGATCAGCGACTGGCGGGAGGTCTACCCGCCGGCCGGCGAGGAACTGGTCCGTGAGCAGGCCACGCGATGCATGGACTGCGGCATCCCGTTCTGCCACAGCGACACTGCCGGTTGCCCGCTGGGCAACCGCATCCCGGACTGGAACGACCTGGTGCGTACCGGCAACTGGGACGCCGCGGTGGATTCGCTGCACGCCACCAACAACTTCCCGGAGTTCACCGGCCGGCTCTGCCCGGCGCCGTGCGAGGCGGCCTGCGTGCTCGGCATCTCCGGCGGCCAGCCGGTGACCATCAAGCAGATCGAGGTGGAGATCGCCGACTTCGCCGTGGCGCGCGGACTCACCGCTCGCCCCGTGCCGGCGCCGTCCGGCCGGTCGGTCGCCGTCGTCGGCTCCGGGCCCGCCGGCCTGGCCGCCGCACAGCAGCTGGCCCGCGCCGGTCACGCGGTGACGGTGTACGAGCGTGACGACGCGATCGGTGGCCTGCTCCGGTACGGCATCCCCGACTTCAAGCTGGAGAAGCGGCACGTCGACAGCCGATTGGCTCAGCTCACCGCCGAAGGGGTGCGCTTCCGGACCGGCGTGAACGTCGGGGTGGACATCACCGCCGAGCAGTTGCGCGCCGAGCACGACGCGGTGCTGCTGGCCTGCGGCGCGTTGCAGGGCCGGGACACTCCGGAGACCCCCGGGCGCGCGCTTCGGGGCGTACACCAGGCGATGGCACACCTGGTCGCGGCGAATCGCGCGGTCGCCACCGCGGCCACCGAGCAGCCTGGCGTCGCGGCCACGGGCGAGGGCCGGCCGGCGCGTGCGCTGCTGCCGGACGGCACCCCGATCGACGCGGCTGGCAAGCACGTAGTGATCATCGGTGGTGGTGACACCGCGGCGGACTGCCTCGGTGTCGCCCACCGCCAGGGTGCGGCGGGCGTGCACCAGCTCGACCTGTACCCGCAGCCGCCCGAGGCGCGCGACGAGGCACGGGACCCGTGGCCGACCTGGCCGTGGATCCTGCGCAGCTACCCGGCGCACGAGGAGGGTGGCGAGCGGGTCTTCGCCGTCGCGGTGCAGGAGTTCGTGGACGACGGCACCGGCCAGGTGCGGGCGGTGCGGATCGCCGAGGTGACCGTGGAGAAGCGCGACGGCCGGCGGGTCGTCACCGTGGTGCCGGGCTCCGAGCGGGAGCTGCCGGCCGATCTGGTGCTGCTGGCGATCGGTTTCGAGGGCACCGAGCAGCAGCCGCTGCTGGCCCAGTTCGGTGTGACCCGTAATCCCCGGGGCGCTGTCGACGCGCGCGACGACTGGCAGACCGACGCCGACGGGGTGTTCGTCGCCGGCGACATGCACCGGGGTGCCTCGCTGATCGTCTGGGCGATCGCCGAGGGGCGTGCGGCGGCCGCCGCCATCCACGGGTATCTCGGCGGTGTGGGCGCGTTGCCGGCCCCGGTGGGCTCGGCCGCGCAGGCCCTCGCCGCCACCCGCTGA
- a CDS encoding M1 family metallopeptidase, with product MRRVLTAATAALTLTTAGTMLAGTPGQAAPTGWGRPVVTVAPQPGAPGLGDSYFPDYGNGGYDVEHYDVRLRYDPATDQLSGTTTILATATEDLSAFNLDFLLDVESVRVNGWAASTSTAGVHELVVTPARTVTRGQELTIVVRYAGIPSETLVGGYTGWTRTDDGALAVNEPESAWWWFPSNDHPLDKATFDVSVSVPTGVEVISNGVQPRPPLAEAGNRTRWIWRTTSPTATYLAFMAIGQYEIVSDTAPSGLPVINAYSTSLGELGPAARASIGRTAEIVDWESGIFGPYPFEAQGGVAGPLDGIGFALETQTRPVYGPGYWRRGANTYVVAHENAHQWFGDSVSVAGWSDIWLNEGFASYAEWLWSDEQGEGTAQELFDFTYASYPADDEFWQVLPGDPGANRVFDGAVYDRGAMTLHQLRLAVGDDAFFEILPAWTAERRYGNGTIAQFQELAERISGLDLDDLFTTWLFTAGRPDVATAARKATPPTEPKSWAKIRESHRLLSH from the coding sequence GTGCGACGAGTTCTCACGGCGGCCACCGCCGCCCTGACCCTCACCACCGCCGGCACCATGCTCGCCGGCACCCCTGGCCAGGCCGCCCCGACCGGCTGGGGCCGTCCTGTCGTCACCGTGGCGCCGCAACCCGGCGCGCCCGGCCTGGGCGACAGCTACTTCCCCGACTACGGCAACGGCGGCTACGACGTCGAGCACTACGACGTCCGGCTGCGCTACGACCCGGCGACCGACCAGCTCAGCGGCACCACCACCATCCTCGCCACCGCCACCGAGGACCTCTCCGCCTTCAACCTGGACTTCCTGCTCGACGTCGAGTCGGTACGGGTCAATGGCTGGGCGGCGAGCACCAGCACCGCGGGTGTGCACGAGTTGGTGGTCACCCCGGCCCGCACGGTGACCCGGGGCCAGGAGCTCACCATCGTGGTGCGCTACGCCGGCATCCCGTCGGAGACCCTGGTCGGCGGCTACACCGGCTGGACGCGTACCGACGACGGCGCGCTGGCGGTCAACGAGCCCGAGTCGGCGTGGTGGTGGTTCCCGAGCAACGACCACCCACTGGACAAGGCCACCTTCGACGTCTCGGTGTCGGTGCCCACCGGCGTCGAGGTGATCAGCAACGGCGTGCAGCCGCGGCCACCGCTGGCCGAGGCCGGCAACCGCACCCGGTGGATCTGGCGGACCACCTCCCCCACCGCCACCTACCTGGCCTTCATGGCCATCGGCCAGTACGAGATCGTCAGCGACACCGCCCCGAGCGGCCTGCCGGTGATCAACGCGTACAGCACCTCACTGGGCGAGCTCGGGCCGGCCGCGAGGGCCAGCATCGGGCGGACCGCCGAGATCGTCGACTGGGAGAGCGGGATCTTCGGCCCGTACCCGTTCGAGGCGCAGGGCGGCGTCGCCGGTCCGCTCGACGGCATCGGCTTCGCGCTGGAGACGCAGACCCGACCGGTGTACGGGCCGGGCTACTGGCGACGCGGCGCCAACACGTACGTGGTGGCACACGAGAACGCGCACCAGTGGTTCGGTGACTCGGTCTCGGTGGCCGGGTGGAGCGACATCTGGCTGAACGAGGGCTTCGCCTCGTACGCCGAGTGGCTCTGGTCGGACGAGCAGGGCGAGGGCACCGCGCAGGAATTGTTCGACTTCACCTATGCCAGCTACCCGGCCGACGACGAGTTCTGGCAGGTGCTGCCCGGTGACCCGGGTGCCAACCGGGTCTTCGACGGTGCCGTCTACGACCGGGGCGCGATGACCCTGCACCAGCTGCGGCTGGCCGTGGGTGACGACGCGTTCTTCGAGATCCTGCCGGCCTGGACGGCCGAGCGTCGGTACGGCAACGGCACCATCGCGCAGTTCCAGGAACTGGCCGAACGGATCTCCGGTCTGGACCTGGACGACCTGTTCACCACCTGGTTGTTCACCGCCGGCCGACCCGACGTGGCCACCGCCGCGCGCAAGGCCACCCCGCCGACCGAGCCGAAGTCCTGGGCCAAGATCCGCGAGTCGCACCGCCTGCTGTCGCACTAG
- the gltB gene encoding glutamate synthase large subunit, with amino-acid sequence MTQPYPHSPQASPTPGAHPLAQGLYDPTQEHDACGVAFVADLHGRRSHAVVANGLGALCRLDHRGARGAEPNTGDGAGIMMQVPDAFLRAVADVALPAAGEYATGLVFLPDDDAAEARARRVVEKYALVEGADVLGWRDVPIDPTGLGETALAAMPRVRQVFLAAHRLTDSPEGPAGSPLSGIELDRVAFCLRKQAERETAERGVPAYFPSLSSRTMVYKGMLTPDQLPAFYPDLRDERVDSAIALVHSRFSTNTFPSWPLAHPYRFIAHNGEINTIRGNRNWMQAREALLRSPNVPGNIRRVFPVCTPGASDSANFDEVLELLHLAGRSLPHSVLMMIPEAWENDPGMEPAKRDFYRFHASLMEPWDGPASVAFTDGEIVGAVLDRNGLRPGRWWQTDDGLVVLGSEAGVLDLDPAHVVAKGRLQPGKMFLVDTVAGRIVHDEEIKSELAAAQPYGEWLHAGLIELGDLPAREHTVYTHDSVRRRQQTFGYTEEELKILLGPMARTGAEPLGSMGTDTPISPLSTRPRLLYDYFHQLFAQVTNPPLDAIREELVTSLASTIGPEGNLLDPGAASCRQIVLPHPVIDNDELAKILSIDEDGDLPGFKAVRVSGLYRIREGAAGIKARLTEICRHVSEAIEDGVRILVLSDRDSNADLAPIPSLLLTAAVHQHLVREQTRTQAALIVESGDCREVHHAAVLIGYGAAAVNPYLAFESVEDMIATGALAGVEPAAAVHNYAKALGKGVLKIMSKMGISTVSSYCGAQVFEAVGLDNRLVERYFRGTPSRIGGVALAGVHTEVAARHALAWPPAGTAASDRLEVGGEYQWRREGELHLFNPETVFLLQHATRSRQYDVFRQYTAKVDALAAQAGSLRGLFTLRTGVRPAVPIEEVEPATEIVKRFATGAMSYGSISAEAHETLAIAMNRLGGKSNTGEGGEDVERLHDPARRSAVKQIASGRFGVTSEYLVNADDLQIKMAQGAKPGEGGQLPGNKVWPWIARTRHATPGVGLISPPPHHDIYSIEDLAQLVHDLKCVNPAARVHVKLVSEVGVGTVAAGVAKLKADVILISGHDGGTGASPMNSLKHAGTPWELGLAEAQQTLLLNRLRDRVTVQVDGQLKTGRDVLIAALLGAEEFGFATAPLIVAGCVMMRVCHLDTCPVGIATQNPVLRERFTGTPEFVENFFLFLAEEVRGYLAELGFRSIEEAIGQSELLDVAPAVTHWKANGLDLAPVLHLPELPAGAARRGVRAQDHGLEQALDNELIALARPALSDGAPVRVEVAVRNEHRSVGAMLGGEVTRRFGGAGLPEDTIEFVLHGTAGQSFGAFLPRGVTLRLHGDANDYVGKGLSGGRLIVRPDAAAPFLDVDAEPGQRAEDQIIAGNTILYGATAGEVFLRGRVGERFAVRNSGAVAVVEGVGDHGCEYMTGGTVVVLGATGRNFAAGMSGGTAFVHQLDRARVNAELVDLAPLGEQEQLLLHELVQRHVAETGSAVAEELLKRWPEAVAEFTAVVPRDYRRVMEIMRAAEAAGRDVDDAVMGALSAPAAPVPPAPRVAAQEVARA; translated from the coding sequence ATGACACAGCCGTACCCGCACAGCCCGCAGGCGTCCCCGACGCCCGGCGCCCACCCCTTGGCCCAGGGCCTCTACGACCCGACGCAGGAGCACGATGCCTGCGGCGTGGCGTTCGTAGCGGACCTGCACGGCCGCCGTTCGCACGCGGTCGTCGCCAACGGGCTCGGCGCGCTCTGCCGGCTGGACCATCGGGGCGCCCGGGGCGCCGAGCCGAACACCGGCGACGGCGCGGGCATCATGATGCAGGTGCCCGACGCGTTTCTGCGCGCGGTGGCCGACGTCGCGCTTCCCGCGGCCGGTGAATACGCCACCGGGCTGGTGTTCCTCCCCGACGACGATGCCGCCGAGGCGCGTGCCCGGCGGGTGGTCGAGAAGTACGCCCTGGTCGAGGGTGCCGACGTGCTCGGCTGGCGGGATGTGCCGATCGACCCGACCGGGCTCGGCGAGACCGCCCTGGCGGCGATGCCCCGGGTCCGGCAGGTCTTCCTGGCCGCGCATCGGCTCACCGATTCCCCCGAGGGGCCGGCCGGTTCCCCGCTGAGCGGCATCGAGCTGGACCGGGTGGCCTTCTGCCTGCGCAAGCAGGCCGAACGGGAGACCGCCGAGCGGGGCGTGCCGGCGTACTTCCCGTCGCTGTCCAGCCGGACGATGGTCTACAAGGGAATGCTGACCCCGGACCAGTTGCCGGCGTTCTACCCGGACCTGCGCGACGAGCGGGTGGACAGCGCGATCGCGTTGGTGCACTCCCGCTTCTCCACCAACACCTTCCCGTCCTGGCCGCTGGCGCACCCGTACCGGTTCATCGCCCACAACGGCGAGATCAACACGATCCGCGGCAACCGCAACTGGATGCAGGCGCGCGAGGCGCTACTGCGCTCGCCGAACGTGCCGGGCAACATCCGGCGGGTCTTCCCGGTCTGCACCCCCGGCGCCTCCGACTCGGCGAACTTCGACGAGGTCCTGGAGTTGCTGCACCTGGCCGGGCGGAGCCTGCCGCACTCGGTGCTCATGATGATCCCCGAGGCGTGGGAGAACGACCCCGGCATGGAGCCGGCCAAGCGTGACTTCTACCGCTTCCACGCCAGCCTGATGGAGCCGTGGGACGGTCCGGCGTCGGTGGCCTTCACCGACGGCGAGATCGTCGGCGCGGTGCTGGACCGCAACGGGCTGCGCCCGGGGCGCTGGTGGCAGACCGACGACGGGCTCGTGGTGCTCGGCTCCGAGGCGGGCGTGCTCGACCTCGACCCGGCCCACGTGGTCGCGAAGGGGCGGCTCCAGCCGGGCAAGATGTTCCTGGTCGACACCGTCGCCGGCCGGATCGTGCACGACGAGGAGATCAAGTCCGAGTTGGCCGCCGCGCAGCCGTACGGCGAGTGGCTGCACGCCGGGCTGATCGAGCTGGGCGACCTGCCCGCCCGCGAGCACACCGTCTACACGCACGACTCGGTTCGCCGCCGCCAGCAGACCTTCGGCTACACCGAGGAGGAGCTGAAGATCCTGCTCGGGCCGATGGCCCGTACCGGGGCCGAGCCGCTGGGCTCGATGGGCACGGACACTCCGATCTCGCCGCTGTCCACCCGGCCACGGCTGCTCTACGACTACTTCCACCAGCTCTTCGCCCAGGTCACCAACCCGCCGCTGGACGCCATCCGCGAGGAGTTGGTGACCAGCCTGGCGTCGACGATCGGGCCGGAGGGCAACCTGCTCGACCCGGGCGCGGCGAGCTGCCGGCAGATCGTGCTGCCGCATCCGGTGATCGACAACGACGAGCTCGCGAAGATCCTCTCCATCGACGAGGACGGCGACCTGCCCGGCTTCAAGGCGGTCCGGGTGTCCGGCCTGTACCGCATCCGGGAGGGCGCCGCCGGGATCAAGGCACGGCTGACCGAGATCTGCCGGCACGTCTCCGAGGCGATCGAGGACGGCGTCCGGATCCTGGTGCTCTCCGACCGGGACTCCAACGCCGACCTGGCGCCGATCCCGTCGCTGCTGCTGACCGCCGCCGTACACCAGCACCTGGTGCGTGAGCAGACGCGTACGCAGGCGGCGCTGATCGTCGAGTCGGGCGACTGCCGCGAGGTGCACCACGCGGCGGTGCTGATCGGCTACGGCGCGGCGGCGGTCAACCCGTACCTGGCCTTCGAGTCGGTGGAGGACATGATCGCCACGGGCGCGCTGGCCGGTGTCGAGCCCGCCGCCGCCGTGCACAACTACGCGAAGGCGCTCGGCAAGGGCGTCCTGAAGATCATGTCGAAGATGGGCATCTCGACGGTCTCCTCGTACTGCGGTGCCCAGGTCTTCGAGGCGGTCGGTCTCGACAACCGGCTGGTCGAGCGCTACTTCCGGGGCACCCCCAGCCGGATCGGCGGGGTCGCGCTCGCGGGCGTGCACACCGAGGTGGCCGCCCGGCACGCGCTGGCCTGGCCCCCGGCCGGCACCGCCGCCTCGGACCGGTTGGAGGTCGGCGGCGAATACCAGTGGCGCCGCGAGGGCGAGCTGCACCTGTTCAACCCGGAGACGGTCTTCCTGCTGCAGCACGCCACGCGCAGCCGGCAGTACGACGTCTTCCGGCAGTACACCGCGAAGGTCGACGCGCTCGCCGCGCAGGCCGGCTCGCTGCGCGGGTTGTTCACGCTGCGCACCGGGGTTCGCCCGGCGGTGCCGATCGAGGAGGTCGAGCCGGCCACCGAGATCGTCAAGCGGTTCGCCACCGGCGCCATGTCGTACGGGTCGATCTCCGCAGAGGCGCACGAGACGCTGGCGATCGCGATGAACCGCCTCGGCGGCAAGTCCAACACCGGTGAGGGCGGCGAGGACGTCGAGCGGCTGCACGATCCGGCCCGCCGCTCGGCGGTCAAGCAGATCGCCAGCGGCCGGTTCGGTGTGACCAGCGAATATCTGGTCAACGCGGACGACCTCCAGATCAAGATGGCCCAGGGCGCCAAGCCGGGTGAGGGTGGTCAACTGCCCGGCAACAAGGTGTGGCCGTGGATCGCCCGTACCCGGCACGCCACCCCCGGCGTTGGCCTGATCTCACCGCCGCCGCACCACGACATCTACTCCATCGAGGACCTCGCCCAGCTGGTGCACGACCTGAAGTGCGTCAACCCGGCGGCCCGGGTGCACGTCAAGCTGGTCAGCGAGGTCGGCGTCGGCACCGTCGCCGCCGGGGTGGCGAAGCTCAAGGCGGACGTCATCCTGATCTCCGGTCACGATGGCGGCACGGGCGCGTCTCCGATGAACTCGCTCAAGCACGCCGGCACCCCGTGGGAGTTGGGGCTGGCCGAGGCACAGCAGACGCTGCTGCTCAACAGGCTGCGTGACCGGGTCACCGTGCAGGTCGACGGTCAGCTCAAGACCGGCCGGGACGTGTTGATCGCCGCGCTGCTCGGCGCGGAGGAGTTCGGCTTCGCGACCGCGCCGTTGATCGTCGCCGGCTGCGTGATGATGCGGGTCTGCCACCTGGACACCTGCCCGGTCGGCATCGCCACGCAGAACCCGGTGCTGCGGGAGCGCTTCACCGGCACTCCGGAGTTCGTGGAGAACTTCTTCCTCTTCCTCGCCGAGGAGGTCCGGGGGTACCTGGCCGAGCTGGGCTTCCGGTCGATCGAGGAGGCGATCGGGCAGTCCGAGCTGCTCGACGTGGCCCCGGCGGTGACGCACTGGAAGGCGAACGGTCTGGACCTGGCGCCTGTCCTGCACCTGCCGGAACTGCCGGCGGGGGCTGCCCGCCGTGGGGTCCGCGCGCAGGATCACGGCCTGGAGCAGGCACTGGACAACGAACTGATCGCGCTGGCCCGTCCGGCGCTCTCGGATGGCGCGCCGGTGCGGGTCGAGGTGGCGGTGCGCAACGAGCACCGCAGCGTCGGCGCGATGCTCGGCGGCGAGGTGACCCGTCGCTTCGGCGGTGCCGGCCTTCCCGAGGACACCATCGAGTTCGTGCTGCATGGCACGGCTGGGCAGTCGTTCGGCGCGTTCCTGCCGCGCGGGGTGACCCTGCGGCTGCACGGTGACGCCAACGACTACGTGGGCAAGGGCCTCTCCGGTGGGCGACTCATCGTCCGTCCGGACGCCGCCGCGCCGTTCCTCGACGTCGACGCCGAGCCGGGGCAGCGGGCCGAGGATCAGATCATCGCGGGCAACACCATCCTGTACGGGGCCACCGCGGGCGAGGTCTTCCTGCGTGGGCGCGTGGGGGAGCGGTTCGCGGTGCGCAACTCCGGCGCGGTGGCCGTGGTCGAGGGTGTCGGCGACCACGGCTGCGAGTACATGACCGGCGGCACGGTCGTGGTGCTCGGCGCTACCGGCCGTAACTTCGCGGCCGGCATGTCCGGCGGCACGGCGTTCGTGCACCAACTGGACCGCGCCCGGGTCAACGCGGAGCTGGTCGACCTGGCCCCGCTGGGCGAGCAGGAGCAGTTGTTGCTGCACGAGCTGGTCCAGCGGCACGTGGCCGAGACCGGGTCGGCGGTCGCCGAGGAGCTGCTCAAGCGTTGGCCGGAGGCGGTGGCTGAGTTCACCGCCGTGGTGCCTCGCGACTACCGCCGGGTAATGGAGATCATGCGGGCCGCCGAAGCCGCCGGCCGCGACGTCGACGACGCGGTGATGGGCGCGCTCAGCGCACCCGCCGCGCCGGTGCCGCCCGCCCCGCGGGTGGCGGCCCAGGAGGTGGCACGTGCCTGA
- a CDS encoding MFS transporter, which yields MQPIAWRFVVAKGATFAALRHRNYRIWAFAGFVSVIGTWMQVLGVNWYVLKETGSATSMGFAVLLQAAPTLLLSVWGGVLADRLPARPLLIAAQVAHAALAAGLAAVALTGFGGLPLIFAISLGTGAVSAIEGPVMGRWASTLVDRETLGNALALGSLTNSAGRILGMSLGAVVVAAVGPALLFGINAASFAAVVVALFAVRPGALPTVAAAEDGRVRGGARAGFAYLRRQPVLLLALALSFVLGSLGRNYQVTMAAMSDGPLDGGASGYGFLSTVFAVGTVLGALVAARRRSLDYRTLVVAGLLASGLQIVAGLAPGTWSFAAVILPIAAAAVVIDTTVGTRVQLDTDGAMRGRVLAALAVTGSVSAAVGAPLLGWLAEHAGPRQTLVLAGAVAAIATVVAAAALDRQRARATTLTLVVPRPRHPVRRVAWRAARIVRPTGAVCVVAPAGPGGVRLGSVRLEELATAGPAARR from the coding sequence ATGCAGCCGATCGCTTGGAGGTTCGTCGTGGCCAAGGGTGCCACCTTCGCCGCGCTGCGCCACCGCAACTACCGGATCTGGGCGTTCGCCGGGTTCGTCTCCGTCATCGGCACCTGGATGCAGGTCCTCGGGGTCAACTGGTACGTCCTGAAGGAGACCGGCTCGGCGACGTCCATGGGCTTCGCCGTGCTGCTCCAGGCGGCTCCCACGCTGCTGCTCAGCGTCTGGGGCGGTGTGCTCGCCGACCGCCTGCCGGCCCGCCCGCTGTTGATCGCCGCCCAGGTGGCCCACGCGGCACTCGCCGCCGGACTGGCCGCGGTCGCCCTGACCGGGTTCGGCGGCCTGCCACTGATCTTCGCGATCTCCCTGGGCACCGGCGCCGTCTCGGCGATCGAGGGCCCGGTGATGGGTCGCTGGGCCTCCACCCTCGTCGACCGGGAGACGCTGGGCAACGCCCTGGCGCTCGGGTCGCTCACCAACTCCGCCGGCCGGATCCTCGGCATGAGCCTCGGCGCGGTCGTGGTGGCCGCCGTCGGGCCCGCGCTGCTGTTCGGCATCAACGCGGCGAGCTTCGCCGCCGTGGTGGTGGCGCTGTTCGCCGTCCGTCCGGGAGCTCTGCCCACGGTGGCGGCAGCAGAGGACGGTCGGGTCCGCGGCGGTGCTCGCGCCGGGTTCGCGTACCTGCGCAGGCAGCCGGTGCTGCTCCTCGCGCTCGCCCTGTCGTTCGTGCTCGGCAGCCTGGGCCGCAACTACCAGGTGACGATGGCGGCGATGAGTGACGGGCCGCTGGACGGCGGCGCCTCCGGCTACGGCTTCCTGTCGACCGTGTTCGCGGTCGGAACGGTGCTGGGTGCGCTCGTCGCGGCCCGTCGGCGCTCCCTGGACTACCGGACCCTGGTCGTCGCGGGTCTGCTCGCCAGCGGGCTGCAGATCGTCGCCGGCCTCGCACCGGGCACCTGGAGCTTCGCCGCGGTGATCCTGCCGATCGCCGCCGCCGCGGTCGTCATCGACACCACCGTCGGTACCCGCGTCCAACTCGACACCGACGGCGCGATGCGGGGCCGGGTGCTCGCCGCGCTGGCGGTCACCGGCTCGGTCTCCGCCGCGGTCGGCGCTCCGCTGCTCGGCTGGCTCGCCGAACACGCCGGGCCGCGCCAGACGCTCGTGCTCGCCGGCGCTGTCGCGGCGATCGCCACGGTCGTCGCGGCGGCCGCCCTGGACCGCCAGCGCGCCCGCGCGACGACCCTCACGCTGGTCGTGCCGCGGCCCCGCCATCCGGTACGACGAGTGGCCTGGAGGGCGGCCCGCATCGTCCGGCCGACCGGGGCGGTCTGTGTCGTCGCGCCCGCCGGGCCCGGCGGGGTTCGGTTGGGCTCGGTCCGGCTCGAGGAGTTGGCCACGGCCGGCCCGGCGGCGCGCCGCTGA